The following proteins are co-located in the Bacteroidales bacterium genome:
- a CDS encoding SUMF1/EgtB/PvdO family nonheme iron enzyme, with translation MNRILYFFCLSAVVSVTASFSVYSQKLTGLDINSRPGLGVKRILLTDSLGVDLSGIKPLYSFILNKTHHNSNELGSVINGEKCIQIFENKVRVTSGAWLVLGTGLQSEVLFENISSDTVFVSNIVPFGEENNSAFITGSGPWDLARAWLFRPEYNPVRVILPDNAWELGYSSFQIGNGISVCALARRTKIEGGQRQRYETILPPKAKVTYTLYAEVFKGEWQNGLRLMFRDRYLHDLGKFDNSMFEREDLKWIKESYIIVLQMGWDREFYDRLTGKYTYPEVIKKGIETFGKIDVFGIWPTWPRLGLDQRNQWDLYRDMPGGTEQLRSFVRMSRQAGTKFFIAYNPWDNSTRKEDHYIGMARLISETEADGVVLDTRGSSSYELQAAADSVRKGVVMYSEGMAITKDMPGMISGRVHNAIYLSPELNLNKLIKPDFAIFRVCDVGEDLIHRELAIAFFNGYGTELNMFRPGGRDDNYRDDLDYLARTTFILRQNNDAFLDYNWTPLISTTLGDVFVNRWKSGSKTVYTVLNMRPEGIDGKLFKIDYSPEKHYVSIWNHENLTPVKEKETYYLPSRASGWNPSFSGTRREGSVDCIAEFPVIMKAGIAGDSVLIKSSGTGIIKIWKGDPSYKTQYKEIAEVSDTAVRIRDLFGFYEGKIVLQLIEKERLKDEIVLDFKGGKPWLISKPVPTKKALVVPPDMVLVPGKDFSFNVTSNDEFIPYPEISGKIIAVDSFLIDRYPVTNAQYYEFLSSSGYRPADTARYLRHWQSGIFKQGQDKYPVVNVSYEDMMAYARWAEKRLPTEAEWQLAAQGSDNRKWPWGDEFHGTYCNNSFTRPTPVDAFIKGQSPYGAIDMVGNVWQMTGDMYFNGTNYFTIIRGGSYYKPESSWWYIQGGPQPLDKTQMLLMVSPGFDRSSTVGFRCVKDLDSSNFKDKRQK, from the coding sequence ATGAATAGAATATTATATTTTTTCTGTCTGTCGGCAGTTGTGTCTGTTACGGCTTCATTTTCAGTCTATTCACAAAAACTTACTGGTTTAGATATTAACTCCAGGCCAGGCTTGGGTGTAAAAAGAATACTCCTTACAGACAGCCTGGGTGTTGATCTGTCAGGTATAAAACCTTTATATAGTTTTATATTGAACAAAACTCATCACAATTCAAATGAATTAGGCTCTGTTATAAATGGTGAAAAATGCATACAAATATTTGAAAATAAGGTACGTGTAACATCAGGAGCATGGTTGGTATTGGGAACCGGACTTCAGAGTGAGGTATTATTTGAAAACATAAGTAGCGATACAGTTTTTGTGAGCAATATAGTGCCCTTCGGTGAGGAAAATAATTCTGCCTTTATAACCGGAAGTGGCCCGTGGGATCTTGCACGAGCCTGGCTTTTCCGCCCTGAATATAATCCTGTAAGGGTTATTCTTCCTGATAATGCCTGGGAGTTGGGTTACTCATCATTCCAGATTGGAAACGGAATATCTGTATGTGCCCTTGCACGGCGAACTAAAATTGAAGGGGGACAGAGACAACGATACGAAACAATTCTGCCGCCTAAGGCAAAAGTAACTTATACATTATATGCTGAAGTTTTTAAAGGAGAATGGCAGAATGGCCTGCGTCTGATGTTCAGAGACAGATACCTTCATGACCTTGGTAAATTTGATAATTCAATGTTTGAAAGGGAGGATCTGAAGTGGATAAAAGAGAGCTATATTATTGTCCTTCAGATGGGATGGGACAGGGAGTTTTACGATAGGCTTACCGGAAAGTACACCTACCCTGAGGTTATTAAAAAAGGTATTGAAACATTCGGCAAAATTGATGTCTTCGGTATCTGGCCGACATGGCCCCGCCTTGGTCTTGACCAGAGAAATCAGTGGGATTTGTACAGGGATATGCCCGGAGGAACCGAACAGCTCAGGAGTTTTGTGAGAATGTCACGGCAGGCAGGGACAAAATTCTTTATTGCATATAATCCATGGGATAATAGTACAAGAAAAGAGGATCACTATATAGGAATGGCCCGGCTGATCTCTGAGACTGAGGCAGACGGGGTTGTGCTGGATACAAGAGGAAGTTCCAGTTATGAACTCCAGGCAGCAGCAGACAGCGTTAGGAAAGGAGTTGTAATGTACTCTGAAGGGATGGCAATAACCAAAGATATGCCAGGGATGATATCTGGACGTGTTCATAATGCAATTTATCTTAGCCCTGAGCTTAACCTGAATAAGCTGATCAAACCTGATTTTGCTATTTTCAGAGTATGTGATGTAGGAGAGGACCTAATACACAGGGAACTAGCTATTGCATTCTTTAATGGCTATGGCACTGAGCTTAATATGTTCAGACCCGGCGGACGGGATGATAATTACAGGGATGATCTTGATTACCTGGCACGTACAACTTTTATACTCAGACAGAACAATGATGCTTTTCTAGATTACAACTGGACTCCGCTTATCTCGACAACACTGGGTGATGTATTTGTAAACAGATGGAAATCCGGATCAAAAACAGTTTATACTGTTCTGAATATGAGACCTGAAGGAATCGACGGAAAGCTTTTCAAAATAGATTATTCCCCTGAAAAGCACTACGTTTCAATCTGGAATCATGAAAATCTGACTCCTGTAAAGGAAAAGGAAACTTATTATCTCCCATCGAGAGCGTCAGGCTGGAATCCCTCTTTTTCAGGAACAAGAAGAGAAGGGTCAGTTGATTGTATAGCTGAATTTCCGGTTATCATGAAAGCCGGGATCGCCGGTGATTCAGTGCTGATTAAAAGTAGCGGAACAGGAATAATTAAGATATGGAAAGGGGATCCGTCATATAAGACTCAGTATAAGGAGATTGCAGAAGTATCAGACACAGCTGTAAGAATCAGGGATCTGTTCGGATTTTATGAAGGGAAGATAGTGCTTCAATTGATTGAAAAGGAGAGGCTTAAGGATGAAATTGTGCTTGATTTCAAGGGTGGTAAGCCATGGTTAATAAGCAAGCCGGTCCCCACCAAAAAAGCTCTGGTAGTGCCCCCCGATATGGTTTTGGTACCTGGTAAAGATTTTTCATTTAATGTTACTTCAAATGATGAGTTCATTCCGTATCCGGAAATCAGCGGTAAGATAATTGCAGTGGATAGTTTCCTTATAGACAGGTATCCTGTAACAAATGCTCAGTATTATGAGTTTTTAAGCAGTTCAGGTTACAGACCAGCCGATACGGCACGCTATTTAAGGCACTGGCAATCAGGGATATTTAAGCAGGGACAGGATAAATATCCTGTTGTGAATGTCAGTTATGAGGATATGATGGCTTATGCCCGGTGGGCAGAGAAAAGACTACCTACTGAAGCTGAGTGGCAGCTGGCAGCACAGGGAAGTGATAATCGAAAATGGCCATGGGGTGATGAGTTCCATGGAACATATTGCAATAACTCTTTTACACGTCCTACTCCGGTAGATGCATTTATTAAAGGTCAGAGCCCATATGGTGCAATAGATATGGTTGGCAATGTATGGCAAATGACAGGAGATATGTATTTTAATGGTACTAACTACTTTACTATTATAAGGGGAGGCAGCTATTATAAACCTGAATCAAGCTGGTGGTATATACAGGGAGGACCTCAGCCGCTTGATAAAACACAAATGCTGTTAATGGTTTCGCCAGGCTTCGACAGAAGTTCAACAGTAGGATTTCGTTGTGTTAAAGATCTGGATAGCAGTAACTTTAAGGACAAAAGACAAAAGTGA
- the dnaA gene encoding chromosomal replication initiator protein DnaA, which translates to MNKSHNDVWNNCLLIIRDIIPSISYKTWFEPIVPLKLENNILTIQVPSPFFYEYLEEQYIDILRKTLRREIGTDAKLEYNVVMENSNYSDGKPYTVRYPSRNKTDLNNRPVQVPFDVTQPSIKNPFVIPGIKKVHFDPKLNPDYNFSNYVEGECNRLARSAGIAVGNNPGGTAFNPLMIYGDSGLGKTHLSQAIGILVKEKHPDKTVLYVNANKFQTQFVESVRNNNKNDFLHFYQMIDVLILDDVHEFAGKEKTQDTFFHIFNHLHQSGKQLILTCDRPPVELQGMEQRLLSRFKWGLQADLQRPDYETRLAILKKKAYNDGIELPEEIFEFLAINISNNIRELEAVLISLYAQSTLNRKEITLDLARQMVEKLISTARREITIEYIQKIVCDYYKIPIDLIQGKTRKREIVQARQVSMYFSKSLTKASLASIGSHIGGKDHATVLHACKTVNNLIDTDKHFRNQINEIEKKLKV; encoded by the coding sequence ATGAATAAGTCACACAACGACGTATGGAATAACTGTCTTCTTATTATACGGGACATCATTCCATCCATCAGTTACAAGACATGGTTCGAACCGATTGTCCCTCTAAAACTGGAAAACAATATCCTTACAATTCAGGTACCAAGCCCGTTTTTCTACGAGTACCTTGAAGAACAATATATTGATATTCTCAGGAAAACCCTCAGAAGAGAGATCGGTACAGACGCCAAGCTCGAGTATAACGTCGTTATGGAGAACAGTAACTACTCTGATGGCAAGCCATATACGGTCAGATATCCTTCACGCAACAAAACTGATTTAAACAACAGACCTGTCCAGGTGCCTTTTGATGTTACACAGCCTTCTATCAAGAATCCATTCGTTATACCAGGTATAAAAAAAGTACATTTTGATCCAAAATTAAATCCCGATTATAATTTCAGCAATTATGTAGAAGGCGAATGCAACAGGCTTGCCAGATCAGCCGGTATCGCTGTTGGTAACAATCCGGGAGGAACAGCTTTTAATCCTCTGATGATTTATGGTGACTCAGGACTTGGAAAGACTCATCTCTCGCAGGCAATAGGTATCCTTGTTAAGGAGAAGCACCCTGATAAAACTGTTCTTTATGTAAATGCCAATAAATTTCAGACTCAGTTTGTTGAATCAGTCAGAAACAACAACAAGAATGACTTCCTGCATTTCTATCAGATGATTGATGTACTCATTCTTGATGATGTACATGAGTTTGCCGGCAAAGAAAAGACTCAGGATACATTCTTTCATATCTTCAACCATCTGCATCAGTCAGGAAAACAATTAATACTCACCTGCGACAGACCTCCGGTTGAACTTCAGGGAATGGAACAGAGACTGCTCTCAAGATTCAAATGGGGACTGCAGGCAGACCTCCAGAGACCAGATTATGAAACCAGGCTTGCAATTTTAAAGAAGAAGGCATATAACGACGGTATTGAATTACCTGAGGAGATCTTTGAATTTCTGGCGATAAATATTTCGAATAACATCAGGGAATTAGAGGCAGTTCTGATATCATTATATGCACAGTCGACACTGAACAGAAAAGAGATAACACTTGACCTTGCCCGCCAGATGGTCGAGAAACTTATCAGTACAGCTCGCCGAGAGATAACAATTGAATATATCCAGAAAATTGTCTGCGATTATTATAAAATACCAATCGACCTGATTCAGGGAAAAACAAGAAAGAGAGAAATTGTTCAGGCAAGACAGGTTTCAATGTATTTTTCGAAGAGCCTGACAAAAGCATCCCTCGCGAGTATAGGCTCACATATTGGCGGAAAAGACCATGCTACAGTACTTCATGCCTGTAAAACAGTAAATAACCTTATTGATACCGATAAACACTTCAGGAACCAGATAAACGAAATTGAGAAGAAATTAAAGGTCTGA